The Polaromonas sp. SP1 DNA window AGAAAGCAGCACCGCGCGTCTGGTCTGCGATGGAGCACGACATCAACAAGCCCGGAATTCCTCCAGGTGAATACGCCAGCGTCACCTTTATCGCCCCGTTTTCCAAGGGCCGCGGCTGGGAAAAAGTCGCCGTTTACTGGAACAAGGACCGCTGGGTTCCCGTGGGCTACATGTACGGCGCGCTCTCCGCCGGCGCACAGCCTCCCAGGTGACCTGCTGCAAGCCCGGCGAACCATTTGAACCGTAGTCAAAAATGAATAAGTTTTACCGAACCGTCTATAGCGAGCTTCTGGGCACCTGGGTTGCCGTATCAGAAATATCGAGTGCGCGAGGTAAACGCAGCGGCTCCAAAGTCTCCGCCGTCGCGGCAGCGGCAATTCTTGGGGCAGCGGCGCTGGTTTCACCCGGTGCCCGAGCCAGTTTTATTGGCACAAGTGCCACTGTTGGGCAAATCACCGGCGGGGCAGGTGCAACGGGTATTGCCATTGGTACGGGAAATACAGCTGCCACCCGGGCGACCGCAACGGCGTCCGGGGGAACGGCTGTCGGTAATGCGGCCGTGGCAACCGGAGATCAATCCAGCGCTTTTGGTAACGGGGCAGACGCTCTGGGTACAGCCTCCGTCGCCATCGGCAACGGGGCACAGGCCACGAAAGACTATTCCGTAGCTATTGGCAACAATTCGAGCGCGTCCGCAAACAGCGCAACCGCTATCGGCTCCGGCTCCAAAGCTTCAGGGGCAGGTGCTTACGCCTTGGGCAATGACGCCAACGCCGTCGGCCTGTCTTCCGTCGCCATCGGCGGCGGTAATGGCACCGGCACAGGCGGCTCGACCGCGAGCGCAGACCAATCCATTGCGATTGGCCGCAATGCTGTGGTGACGGCGGGCAGCACCGACGCCGTTGCCATCGGCGGTAGCCTGAACGCAGGCAATGCCGCAACGGCGAGCGCCGCAGAAGCCGTCTCGGTCGGTAAAGGCTCCGTGGCCAGCGGCGGCGCCTCACTCGCATCTGGCACAGATGCAACAGCGAGCGCCGCCAGCGCTGTGGCGCTGGGCAAAGCCGCTGTTGCTAGCAACACCAATTCAGTTGCCATTGGCGCCAACGCGGCGGCCAGCAAGGCAGACAGCGTGGCTCTGGGCTCCAACTCCGCCACCACGGTGGGCGCGCAAACCGGCTACACGGCTTTCGGCATCGTTGCCGCGCAGACCTCCGCCGGCGAAGTGAACGTCGGCAACCGCACGATCTCGGGCGTGGCGGCCGGTAAAGATGGGACAGATGCCGTCAACGTGACCCAGTTGTCCACGGTGACGAGCTCGCTTTCGACCGCTACCGTTTCTCTCTCGACGTCGACATCCACAGGGCTCAGCACCGCGACCTCCGGCATCACCTCGCTGTCCACCGGCCTGAGTACCACAAACAGTAATGTCACTTCGCTGTCGACTTCAGCCTCGACCGGTATCACATCACTGTCCACCGGACTGAGCACGGCCAACAGCAATATCACTTCACTGTCGACCGGTGTCAGCTCGCTGTCCACATCGACATCGACGGGGCTGAGCACCGCCACCAGCCGGATCACGTCCCTGTCTACCGGCCTCAGTACCACAGACAGCCGGGTGACGTCGCTGTCTACCGGTCTCAGCTCGCTATCCACATCGACGTCAACTGGTTTGAGCACCGCCACCAGCGGCATTACGTCCCTGTCCACGTCCACGTCGACCGGGTTGAGTACCGCCACGAGCAGCATCACCTCGCTGTCGACCTCGACTTCGACCGGCTTGAGCACCGCCACCAGTGGTATCACCTCCCTGTCCACCGGCCTGGGCTCCCTGTCGACTTCAGCATCTACCGGTCTGAGCACGGCCGATAGCCGCATCACGTCACTGTCGACCTCGACATCAACCGGCCTGAGCACGGCGACCAGCGGCATTACCTCGCTGTCGACTGGCCTGAGCACGGCGAACAGCAATGTCACGTCGTTGTCCACTTCGACATCGACGGGCTTGAGCACGGCCACCAGTGGCATTACCTCCTTGTCCACCGGACTGGGCAGCTTGTCGACTTCGACGTCCACAGGCCTGAGCACGGCGACCAGCGGCATTACCTCGCTGTCCACCGGTCTGAGCACCACGAACAGCAATGTCACTTCGCTGTCCACCTCGACATCGACGGGTCTGAGCACAGCGGCCAGCAGCGTGACGTCGCTGTCAACTTCGACTTCGACCGGCCTTAGCACAGCGACCAGCGGCATCACGTCCCTTTCCACTGGCCTGAGCACGGCGACCAGCGGCATTACCTCGCTGTCGACTGGCCTGAGCACGGCGAACAGCAATGTCACGTCGTTGTCCACTTCGACATCGACGGGCTTGAGCACGGCCACCAGTGGCATTACCTCCCTGTCCACCGGACTGGGCAGCTTGTCGACTTCGACGTCAACCGGTTTGAGCACCGCCACCAGCGGGATCACGTCCCTTTCCACTGGCCTGAGCACAGCGACCAGCGGCATCACCTCGCTATCCACCGGCCTGAGCACCACGAACAGCAATGTCACGTCACTGTCCACCTCGACATCGACGGGTCTGAGCACGGCCACCAGCGGTATAACTTCCCTGTCCACCGGACTGGGCAGCTTGTCGACTTCGACGTCAACCGGTTTGAGCACCGCCACCAGCGGCATCACGTCCGTGTCCACGGGCCTGAGCACCGCCAACAGCAATGTCACATCACTGTCGACCTCAACATCCACCGGGCTGAGCACGGCGACCAGCCGCATCACTTCCCTGTCTACCGGTCTGAGCACCACCGACAGCCGGGTGACGTCCCTGTCCACAGGTCTGAGCACCACCGACAGCCGGGTGACGTCCCTGTCCACAGGACTGAGTACCACCGACAGTCGGGTGACCTCCCTGTCTACGTCCACATCGACCGGGCTGAGCACCGCCACGAGCGGTATCACATCCCTGTCCACTGGCCTGAGCACAGCTGCCAGCAGCGTTACCTCGCTGTCCACGGGCTTGAGCACCACGAACAGCAATGTCACGTCACTGTCGACCTCAACTTCGACCGGCTTGAGCACCGCCGACAGCCGCATCACATCGCTGTCTACCTCAACATCCACTGGCCTGAGCACTGCCACCAGTGGCATCACGTCCCTTTCCACTGGCCTGAGCACAGCGACCAGCGGCGTCACCTCGCTGTCCACCGGCCTGAGCACCACGAACAGCAATGTCACGTCACTGTCCACCTCGACATCGACGGGTCTGAGCACAGCGGCCAGCAGCGTGACGTCGCTGTCAACTTCGACTTCGACCGGCCTGAGCACTGCCACCAGCGGGATCACGTCCCTTTCCACTGGCCTGAGCACAGCGACCAGCGGCATCACCTCGCTATCCACCGGCCTGAGCACCACGAACAGCAATGTCACGTCACTGTCCACCTCGACATCGACGGGTCTGAGCACAGCGGCCAGCAGCGTGACGTCGCTGTCAACTTCGACTTCGACCGGCCTGAGCACTGCCACCAGCGGGATCACGTCCCTTTCCACTGGCCTGAGCACAGCGACCAGCGGCATCACCTCGCTATCCACCGGCCTGAGCACCACGAACAGCAATGTCACGTCACTGTCCACCTCGACATCGACGGGTCTGAGCACAGCGGCCAGCAGCGTGACGTCGCTGTCAACTTCGACTTCGACCGGCCTGAGCACTGCCACCAGCGGGATCACGTCCCTTTCCACTGGCCTGAGCACAGCGACCAGCGGCATCACCTCGCTGTCCACCGGCCTGAGCACCACGAACAGCAATGTCACGTCGCTCTCGACCTCGACATCGACTGGCCTGAGCACTGCCACCAGCGGGATCACGTCCCTGTCCACTGGACTGGGCAGTTTGTCGACTTCGACGTCCACGGGCCTGAGCACCGCCGACAGCCGCATCACGTCGCTGTCGACCTCAACTTCGACGGGCTTGAGCACCACAAACAGCAATGTCACGTCGCTGTCGACCTCCGCGTCAACAGGTATTGGCTCGCTGTCCACCGGTCTGAGTACCGCCGAGAGCGGAATTTCGTCGCTGTCTACCGGCTTTGGCTCTGTTTCCACAGGATTCAGCTCCATCTCGACGGGCTTCAGCTCGCTGTCAACGTCAACGTCGACCGGCTTTAGCTCCCTGTCTACCGGCCTGAGCACGGCAAACAGCGGCATCTCGTCGCTGTCTACCGGTTTTAGCTCTGTTTCCACAGGCTTCAGTTCGATCTCGACGGGCTTCAGCTCACTGTCAACGTCAACGTCCACTGGCTTTAGCTCCCTGTCTACCGGCCTGAGCACGGCAAACAGCGGCATTACGTCGCTTTCCACCGGCCTGGGAAGCTTGTCTACTTCGACGTCCACCGGCCTGAGCACCACGAACAGCAATGTCACGTCGCTCTCGACCTCGACATCCACCGGGCTGAGCACGGCCACCAGCCGCATCACTTCCCTGTCGACCGGGCTGAGCACCACTGACAGCCGGGTGACCTCCCTGTCTACGTCCACATCGACTGGCCTGAGCACTGCCACCAGCGGGATCACGTCCCTGTCCACTGGACTGGGCAGTTTGTCGACTTCGACGTCCACGGGCCTGAGCACCGCCGACAGCCGCATCACGTCGCTGTCGACCTCAACTTCGACGGGCTTGAGCACCACAAACAGCAATGTCACGTCGCTGTCGACCTCCGCGTCAACAGGTATTGGCTCGCTGTCCACCGGCCTGAGCACCGCCGAGAGCGGAATTTCGTCGCTGTCTACCGGCTTTGGCTCTGTTTCCACAGGCTTCAGTTCGATCTCGACGGGCTTCAGCTCCCTGTCAACGTCAACGTCGACTGGCTTTAGCTCTCTGTCTACCGGCCTGAGCACGGCAAACAGCGGCATTACGTCGCTTTCCACCGGCCTGGGAAGCTTGTCGACTTCGACATCCACAGGCCTGAGCACGGCAGACAGCAGGACCACGTCCCTGTCCACGTCAACATCGACCGGCTTGAGCACTGCGACCAGCAGCGTGACGTCGCTGTCGACCTCGACGTCAACTGGCTTGAGCACTGCCACCAGCCGTATCACCTCCCTGTCTACCGGCTTGAGCACCACCGACAGCCGGGTGACCTCTCTGTCTACTTCCACGTCGACCGGGCTAAGCACAGCGACCAGCAGCGTGACATCGCTGTCGACTTCGACATCCACAGGCCTGAGCACCGCGGCCAGCGGCCTTACATCGCTGTCTACGTCCACGTCGACCGGCTTGAGCACTGCCAGCAGCGGCATAACTTCCCTGTCGACGGGTTTGAGCACGACAAACAGCAACGTCACTTCGCTGTCGACCTCGACGTCCACAGGCCTGAGCACGGCGGACAGCAGGATCACCTCGCTGTCCACGTCAACATCGACAGGCCTGAGCACCACGAACAGCAATGTCACGTCGCTATCGACCTCCACATCGACCGGCCTGAGTACGGCCACCAGCGGAATCACGTCCCTGTCCACTGGCCTGAGCACAGCTGCCAGCGGCGTTACGTCGCTGTCCACCGGTCTGAGCACCACCAACAGCAATGTCACTTCGCTGTCGACCTCGACGTCAACTGGCTTGAGCACAGCGACAAGCGGCATCACGTCCCTTTCTACCGGCCTGGGCAGCTTGTCGACCTCGACGTCCACAGGCCTGAGCACGGCAGACAGCAGGATCACGTCGCTGTCCACGTCAACATCGACCGGCTTGAGCACAGCCACCAGCGGTATCACGTCTCTGTCGACCGGCCTGAGCACGACCAACAGCAATGTCACTTCGCTGTCCACCTCGACATCCACAGGTTTGAGCACGGCTGACAGTCGCGTCACCTCGCTGTCTACGTCTACGTCAACAGGCTTGAGCACCGCCACCAGCGGCATCACGTCTTTGTCGACTGGCCTGAGTACGACCAACAGCAATGTCACGTCGTTGTCCACTTCGACATCGACCGGCTTGAGCACGGCCACCAGCGGCATCACTTCTTTGTCTACCGGCCTGAGCACCACTGACAGCCGGGCGACCTCCTTGTCGACTTCGACATCCACTGGCCTTAGCACTGCTGCCAGCGGCATCACCTCGCTGTCCACAGGCCTGGGCTCCCTGTCGACCTCGACCTCCACAGGCTTGAGCACCGCCACCAGCGGCATCACATCGCTGTCCACGGGACTGAGCACCACCAACAGCAATGTCACCTCGCTGTCGACTTCGACATCTACAGGCCTGAGCACTGCAGACAGCAGAATTACGTCGCTGTCCACCTCGACCTCGACCGGATTGAGCACGGCCACCAGTGGCATCACGTCCCTGTCTACCGGCTTGAGCACCACGAACAGCAATATCACTTCGCTGTCCACCTCGACATCCACAGGTTTGAGCACGGCCGACAGCCGCATCACATCACTGTCGACCTCCACGTCCACAGGCATCGGCTCGCTGTCCACCGGCCTGAGCACGACCAATAGCAACGTCACCTCGCTGTCCACCTCGACATCGACCGGTATTGGATCCCTGTCTACGGGTTTGAGCACCGCCCAGAGCGGCATCTCTTCACTGTCGACCGGCTTTGGCTCTGTTTCCACCGGCCTGAGCACAGCCGCCAGCGGTATTGCCTCGCTGTCGACCTCGACTTCGACCGGCCTGAGCACCGCCGCCAGCGGCCTGACATCGCTGTCCACGTCAACGTCGACAGGTCTTAGCACGACCAATAGCAATGTGACCTCGCTGTCAACTTCGACGTCGACCGGCATTAGCTCCCTGTCGACTTCGACCTCCACGGGGCTGAGCACGGCAGCCAGTGGCCTGAGCTCTCTGTCCACGTCAACATCGACCGGATTGAGCACGGCCACGAGCGGCATCACGTCCTTGTCGACCGGCCTGAGCACCACCAACAGCAATGTCACGTCGCTGTCGACGTCCACGTCCACCGGGCTGAGCACTGCGACCAGCGGTATTACGTCGCTGTCTACCGGCCTGGGCAGCTTGTCGACCTCGACCTCCACCGGTTTGAGCACCGCGGCCAGCGGACTTACATCACTGTCTACGTCCACGTCGACCGGCTTGAGCACCGCTACCAGTGGCATCACGTCCCTGTCTACCGGCTTGAGCACCACGAACAGCAATGTCACTTCGCTGTCGACCTCGACATCTACAGGTCTGAGCACAGCCACCAGCGGCATTACCTCCTTGTCTACCGGCCTGGGCAGCTTGTCGACCTCGACATCGACAGGCCTGAGCACCACGAACAGCAATGTCACCTCGCTGTCGACTTCGACATCTACAGGCCTGAGCACTGCAGACAGCAGAATTACGTCGCTGTCCACCTCGACCTCGACCGGATTGAGCACGGCCACCAGCGGCATCACTTCTTTGTCTACCGGCCTGAGCACCACTGACAGCCGGGTGACCTCCCTGTCTACTTCCACGTCGACCGGGTTGAGCACCGCTGCCAGTGGTATCACGTCCCTGTCCACGGGGCTGAGCACCACCAACAGCAACGTCACGTCGCTGTCGACTTCGACATCGACGGGCCTGAGCACGGCCGATAGCCGCATCACTTCGCTGTCGACCTCAACATCCACCGGCATTGGCTCGTTGTCCACGTCGACTTCGACTGGCCTGAGCACCGCAGCCAGTGGCATCACGTCCTTGTCCACCGGCCTGGGCTCCCTGTCGACCTCGACCTCCACCGGTCTGAGCACCGCTACCAGCGGCATCACCTCCCTGTCCACGGGGCTGAGCACCACCAACAGCAACGTCACGTCGCTGTCGACTTCGACATCTACAGGATTGAGCACTGCTACCAGTGGCATTACGTCTCTGTCGACCGGCTTGAGCACGACGAACAGCAACGTCACCTCGCTGTCCACGTCGACATCGACCGGATTGAGCACCGCGACCAGTGGCATTACGTCTCTGTCGACTGGCTTGAGTACGACGAACAGCAATGTCACTTCGCTGTCGACATCGACTTCAACCGGCTTGAGCACGGCAACCAGCGGCATCACCTCCCTGTCCACCGGCCTGGGCTCCCTGTCGACTTCGACCTCCACCGGTCTGAGCACAGCTGCCAGCGGCCTTACTTCGCTGTCCACGTCCACGTCGACGGGCCTGAGCACCGCTACCAGCGGCATCACGTCCTTGTCGACCGGCCTGAGCACGACCAACAGCAATGTCACCTCGCTGTCGACTTCCACGTCGACGGGCCTGAGCACGGCTACCAGCGGCATCACGTCCTTGTCCACTGGCCTGGGCTCCCTGTCGACCTCGACCTCCACCGGTCTGAGCACGACGAACAGCAATGTCACCTCGCTGTCGACTTCTACGTCGACGGGCCTGAGCACGGCTACCAGCGGCATCACGTCCTTGTCGACCGGCCTGAGCACGACCAACAGCAATGTCACCTCGCTGTCGACTTCGACCTCCACCGGTCTGAGCACAGCTGCCAGCGGCCTTACTTCGCTGTCCACGTCCACGTCAACAGGATTGAGCACCGCAACCAGCGGCATCACTTCCCTGTCAACGGGCCTGAGCACGACCAACAGCAACGTCACCTCGCTGTCGACTTCGACCTCAACAGGCTTGAGCACCGCCGCCAGCGGCCTTACTTCGCTCTCCACTTCGACGTCGACCGGCCTGAGCACAGCCGACAGCCGCATCACGTCGCTGTCGACCTCGACCTCCACAGGTATTGGCTCGCTGTCCACCGGATTGAGCACTGCCGAGAGCGGTATCTCTTCACTGTCGACTGGCTTCGGCTCTATTTCCACGGGCTTTAGCTCTTTGTCCACCGGCCTGAGCACGACAAACAGCAATGTCACTTCGCTGTCGACTTCGACCTCGACGGGCTTGAGCACAGCCACCAGCGGCATCACGTCTCTGTCTACGGGCTTGAGCACTGCCGAAAGCGGCATCACATCGTTGTCCACCGGCTTCAGCTCGCTGTCGACCTCCACATCGACGGGCTTTAACTCCCTGTCGACGGGGCTGAGCACGACAAACAGCAATGTCACCTCGCTGTCGACCTCGACTTCAACCGGCTTGAGCACTGCTACCAGCGGCATCACCTCCCTGTCTACCGGCCTGGGCAGCTTGTCGACCTCGACGTCCACAGGCCTGAGCACGGCGGACAGCAGGATCACCTCGCTGTCCACGTCAACATCGACGGGGCTGAGCACCACGAACAGCAATGTCACGTCGCTGTCGACCTCGACGTCCACGGGCTTGAGCACCGCCACCAGCGGCATCACATCCTTGTCGACCGGTCTGAGCACCACGAACAGCAATGTCACGTCGCTGTCGACCTCGACGTCCACGGGCCTGAGCACCGCCACCAGCGGCATCACATCCTTGTCGACCGGTCTGAGCACCACGAACAGCAATGTCACGTCGCTGTCGACCTCGACATCCACGGGCTTGAGCACCGCCGCCAGCGGCATCACATCCTTGTCGACCGGTCTGAGCACCACGAACAGCAATGTCACGTCGCTGTCGACCTCGACATCCACGGGCTTGAGCACCGCCGCCAGCGGCATCACGTCCTTGTCGACCGGCCTGAGCACGACCAACAGCAATGTCACCTCACTGTCGACTTCGGCCTCTACAGGCCTGAGCACGGCAGACAGCAGAATCACGTCGCTGTCCACCTCGACCTCGACCGGCTTGAGCACCACAAACAGCAATGTCACGTCGCTGTCGACCTCGACTTCAACCGGCCTGAGCACGGCAGACAGCAGGATCACCTCACTGTCTACATCGACCTCGACCGGTTTGAGCACCGCCACCAGCGGCATCACATCCCTGTCCACGGGCCTGAGCACTGCTGAAAGCGGCATCACATCGCTGTCGACCGGCTTCAGCTCGGTTTCCACCGGGTTCAGCTCGATCTCGACAGGTTTCAGCTCGCTGTCGACCTCGACATCGACCGGCTTCAGCTCGCTGTCCACAGGCCTGAGCACGGCAGACAGCGGTATCGCCTCCCTGTCTACCGGGTTTGGCTCTGTGTCCACGGGCTTCAGTTCGATCTCCACCGGATTCAGCTCGATCTCTACGGGCTTCAGCTCGCTGTCGACGTCGACGTCGACGGGCTTTAGCTCCCTGTCCACGGGCCTGAGCACCGCCGAAAGCGGCATCTCATCGCTGTCGACCGGTTTCGGCTCGGTTTCCACGGGATTCAGTTCCATATCCACCGGGTTCAGCTCGATTTCCACCGGCTTCAGCTCGCTGTCGACGTCGACGTCGACGGGCTTTAGCTCCCTGTCCACGGGCCTGAGCACCGCCGAAAGCGGCATCTCATCGCTGTCGACCGGCTTCGGCTCGGTTTCCACAGGGTTCAGCTCCATATCCACCGGGTTCAGTTCGATCTCTACCG harbors:
- a CDS encoding ESPR-type extended signal peptide-containing protein — encoded protein: MNKFYRTVYSELLGTWVAVSEISSARGKRSGSKVSAVAAAAILGAAALVSPGARASFIGTSATVGQITGGAGATGIAIGTGNTAATRATATASGGTAVGNAAVATGDQSSAFGNGADALGTASVAIGNGAQATKDYSVAIGNNSSASANSATAIGSGSKASGAGAYALGNDANAVGLSSVAIGGGNGTGTGGSTASADQSIAIGRNAVVTAGSTDAVAIGGSLNAGNAATASAAEAVSVGKGSVASGGASLASGTDATASAASAVALGKAAVASNTNSVAIGANAAASKADSVALGSNSATTVGAQTGYTAFGIVAAQTSAGEVNVGNRTISGVAAGKDGTDAVNVTQLSTVTSSLSTATVSLSTSTSTGLSTATSGITSLSTGLSTTNSNVTSLSTSASTGITSLSTGLSTANSNITSLSTGVSSLSTSTSTGLSTATSRITSLSTGLSTTDSRVTSLSTGLSSLSTSTSTGLSTATSGITSLSTSTSTGLSTATSSITSLSTSTSTGLSTATSGITSLSTGLGSLSTSASTGLSTADSRITSLSTSTSTGLSTATSGITSLSTGLSTANSNVTSLSTSTSTGLSTATSGITSLSTGLGSLSTSTSTGLSTATSGITSLSTGLSTTNSNVTSLSTSTSTGLSTAASSVTSLSTSTSTGLSTATSGITSLSTGLSTATSGITSLSTGLSTANSNVTSLSTSTSTGLSTATSGITSLSTGLGSLSTSTSTGLSTATSGITSLSTGLSTATSGITSLSTGLSTTNSNVTSLSTSTSTGLSTATSGITSLSTGLGSLSTSTSTGLSTATSGITSVSTGLSTANSNVTSLSTSTSTGLSTATSRITSLSTGLSTTDSRVTSLSTGLSTTDSRVTSLSTGLSTTDSRVTSLSTSTSTGLSTATSGITSLSTGLSTAASSVTSLSTGLSTTNSNVTSLSTSTSTGLSTADSRITSLSTSTSTGLSTATSGITSLSTGLSTATSGVTSLSTGLSTTNSNVTSLSTSTSTGLSTAASSVTSLSTSTSTGLSTATSGITSLSTGLSTATSGITSLSTGLSTTNSNVTSLSTSTSTGLSTAASSVTSLSTSTSTGLSTATSGITSLSTGLSTATSGITSLSTGLSTTNSNVTSLSTSTSTGLSTAASSVTSLSTSTSTGLSTATSGITSLSTGLSTATSGITSLSTGLSTTNSNVTSLSTSTSTGLSTATSGITSLSTGLGSLSTSTSTGLSTADSRITSLSTSTSTGLSTTNSNVTSLSTSASTGIGSLSTGLSTAESGISSLSTGFGSVSTGFSSISTGFSSLSTSTSTGFSSLSTGLSTANSGISSLSTGFSSVSTGFSSISTGFSSLSTSTSTGFSSLSTGLSTANSGITSLSTGLGSLSTSTSTGLSTTNSNVTSLSTSTSTGLSTATSRITSLSTGLSTTDSRVTSLSTSTSTGLSTATSGITSLSTGLGSLSTSTSTGLSTADSRITSLSTSTSTGLSTTNSNVTSLSTSASTGIGSLSTGLSTAESGISSLSTGFGSVSTGFSSISTGFSSLSTSTSTGFSSLSTGLSTANSGITSLSTGLGSLSTSTSTGLSTADSRTTSLSTSTSTGLSTATSSVTSLSTSTSTGLSTATSRITSLSTGLSTTDSRVTSLSTSTSTGLSTATSSVTSLSTSTSTGLSTAASGLTSLSTSTSTGLSTASSGITSLSTGLSTTNSNVTSLSTSTSTGLSTADSRITSLSTSTSTGLSTTNSNVTSLSTSTSTGLSTATSGITSLSTGLSTAASGVTSLSTGLSTTNSNVTSLSTSTSTGLSTATSGITSLSTGLGSLSTSTSTGLSTADSRITSLSTSTSTGLSTATSGITSLSTGLSTTNSNVTSLSTSTSTGLSTADSRVTSLSTSTSTGLSTATSGITSLSTGLSTTNSNVTSLSTSTSTGLSTATSGITSLSTGLSTTDSRATSLSTSTSTGLSTAASGITSLSTGLGSLSTSTSTGLSTATSGITSLSTGLSTTNSNVTSLSTSTSTGLSTADSRITSLSTSTSTGLSTATSGITSLSTGLSTTNSNITSLSTSTSTGLSTADSRITSLSTSTSTGIGSLSTGLSTTNSNVTSLSTSTSTGIGSLSTGLSTAQSGISSLSTGFGSVSTGLSTAASGIASLSTSTSTGLSTAASGLTSLSTSTSTGLSTTNSNVTSLSTSTSTGISSLSTSTSTGLSTAASGLSSLSTSTSTGLSTATSGITSLSTGLSTTNSNVTSLSTSTSTGLSTATSGITSLSTGLGSLSTSTSTGLSTAASGLTSLSTSTSTGLSTATSGITSLSTGLSTTNSNVTSLSTSTSTGLSTATSGITSLSTGLGSLSTSTSTGLSTTNSNVTSLSTSTSTGLSTADSRITSLSTSTSTGLSTATSGITSLSTGLSTTDSRVTSLSTSTSTGLSTAASGITSLSTGLSTTNSNVTSLSTSTSTGLSTADSRITSLSTSTSTGIGSLSTSTSTGLSTAASGITSLSTGLGSLSTSTSTGLSTATSGITSLSTGLSTTNSNVTSLSTSTSTGLSTATSGITSLSTGLSTTNSNVTSLSTSTSTGLSTATSGITSLSTGLSTTNSNVTSLSTSTSTGLSTATSGITSLSTGLGSLSTSTSTGLSTAASGLTSLSTSTSTGLSTATSGITSLSTGLSTTNSNVTSLSTSTSTGLSTATSGITSLSTGLGSLSTSTSTGLSTTNSNVTSLSTSTSTGLSTATSGITSLSTGLSTTNSNVTSLSTSTSTGLSTAASGLTSLSTSTSTGLSTATSGITSLSTGLSTTNSNVTSLSTSTSTGLSTAASGLTSLSTSTSTGLSTADSRITSLSTSTSTGIGSLSTGLSTAESGISSLSTGFGSISTGFSSLSTGLSTTNSNVTSLSTSTSTGLSTATSGITSLSTGLSTAESGITSLSTGFSSLSTSTSTGFNSLSTGLSTTNSNVTSLSTSTSTGLSTATSGITSLSTGLGSLSTSTSTGLSTADSRITSLSTSTSTGLSTTNSNVTSLSTSTSTGLSTATSGITSLSTGLSTTNSNVTSLSTSTSTGLSTATSGITSLSTGLSTTNSNVTSLSTSTSTGLSTAASGITSLSTGLSTTNSNVTSLSTSTSTGLSTAASGITSLSTGLSTTNSNVTSLSTSASTGLSTADSRITSLSTSTSTGLSTTNSNVTSLSTSTSTGLSTADSRITSLSTSTSTGLSTATSGITSLSTGLSTAESGITSLSTGFSSVSTGFSSISTGFSSLSTSTSTGFSSLSTGLSTADSGIASLSTGFGSVSTGFSSISTGFSSISTGFSSLSTSTSTGFSSLSTGLSTAESGISSLSTGFGSVSTGFSSISTGFSSISTGFSSLSTSTSTGFSSLSTGLSTAESGISSLSTGFGSVSTGFSSISTGFSSISTGFSSLSTSTSTGFSSLSTGLSTAESNVTSLSTSTSTADSSLSTGISSLSTSTSTGISSLSTGFGSLSTGFGSLSTGFITLSTSVGSLSTGLSTTNSNVASLSTSTSTNVSSLSTAIDGLSTSTSTGISSLSTGVSSLSTGVSSLSTSTSTGISSLSTGVSSLSTSTSTGISSLSTGVSSLSTSTSTGISSLSTSVSSLSTSTSTGISSLSTGIDSLSTSTSTGISSLSTGVSSLSTGVSSLSTGLSTTNSNVASLSTSTSTGISSLSTGISSLSTGVSSLSTSTSTGLSSLSTGLSSLSTGNSSLSTGLSTVTSDITSLSTSTSTGVSSLSTSVSSLSTGTSSLSTSTSTGFSSLSTGFSSLSTGVGSLSTGLSTVNSGISSLSTGLSTATAGTTALAPLVSAANAATANGGSVIGSTAGGAAGGGLQTQGNSFNNTALQTIATPADCTVANGADTTATGLCASAGTRAGVNGATTTTVATGATAYGSQSLAQDKNTTAIGFRATATYEGSVAIGFQARAIADPATAVGWNSLASGNDSVALGAAAEATANRSVALGAYSVADQPNTVSVGSQGNERRITNVAPGIAPTDAVNVSQLSDVRRIAYSGIAMSMAMAGTYMPNLEGGEKALGVGVGNYKGYGALGINFKALNNDGKSAWGFGVSTTGKEWGLNFGASWKWR